The Pseudochaenichthys georgianus chromosome 23, fPseGeo1.2, whole genome shotgun sequence sequence GCAGTTCCAACATACGCCTGTAAATACTTCTCCTGGAAGTCAATTGTCCTTTGACAGATGTTGTTAGTGTCACTGCAGATGAATGGCCATAGACATAATGTGATTACTAACTGTGAACTGGCCAGTTTATTTCACCTAAAAACATTATCAGTGCTTTACAGTCATATGTCATTACACTACTTGATTGATTTATCTGATAAAGTTCCAAACATGTACTGTCTGTTTCTACAGGACAAAGTCGAATACACATTACAGTTTACAAAAAGAAAGTTCAATTAattccatgttaaaatatgtAAACTAGGCTGGAAGTCATATTAACAAAAGTCTGCTGTGTTGGCTTTGGGTTTCTCTGCAAACAAAGATAAATCTACATAAAACGAACACTCCTCTTGTCTGACTTTATTCACGGACTATTCAGGTAGTTTCAAAGCTGGTGTGCTTACCAAAAAAATACTGAATTACATAAACTGTTGTTGTATTTGCAAATAGTCCAAAAGCACAAGTGATATAAAACCATTGCTTTACACACAACCATTTTAACATAATGCTCTAAATATCAGCGAGTAGAATAATTTAGATATAGAGAGTGAAAAGTGAGAAAACAATAACTATGCATTAAAGACAATGCAAAATAATGCAAAGTTGACCAATCCTCAAAAGTATTTTGATATTGAGTCTGTGCTAAATGCACTGGTGAAAAAAGTATTCAGAAGAAAAAGTACTAGAGTATGTGGTGTAAAGTAAatcagtacatttactcaagtactgtactgaaTTACAATGTTGAGGTATTTTTttggtatattttgatgccaatactttgtacttttatttcagtaacattttgaatgcaggacttttattgTAACAGAGTACTACACTCTTGTACTCAAGCGAGTAGgctacttctcccacctctgcaagAGTATTAGCAATCCAAAAATCTGGTATATTATACTGTATCATattgtgttaaataatagtatATTACAAGATATGtaattgtatttcattttaacAGTTTATGTTAACAAACTACTACACATAGTTCTACAAAAAAGGGCATCGGTTTCAGGTTTCAGTATCAAAGCGACACCCCGTGTTAGAACGGCGACATTGCTACCTGCGCGTTCACGGTGCACGGGGCGCGCACGCTTCAGTTCGCACTCACCGACGTCATATTTACCCAAACAAGGAAGACGCAGGTCCGCCCACCTgtccgttcttattatacatccatgaactGTGCGCGTGAGCGCAGACCGTGGATGTAATATTCGTCAGAGATCATTCATACAGCCGAACATAACTGAATGATAATGGCTTCCAGGGATACTGTGGTGCGATTTAACCTCTGAGTAGATGAGGTAAGAGTTATTATAAATGAATGTTATTGTGAAGGCTGTGCTGCTTTATGGTGACGGTAATAtattgacatgaaacatctctACTGTTAAAGCTGTTTTGCAGCATATGGATCTGAATATTGACTGTAAAGAAACctaatatttgtattaatttgtATCTATCTTTTTGCATTAGTATTACAGTGCTTATATACAGATATAAAGTGTATTAGTAGGGCCTACGTTCTGTAGGAACATTTTAAACATTGTTTAATAATAAATCAGAATGGCTACTAAAGAACAGTGTGTTTCAATGTCTTCATCTGTAACAAGCATTGGTGTTACCGAACAATTCAAATGTTGAAAGAACATACATGGTTGAATTTGCATGACTTAATAACATGTTAATTGTATCATAATTTAAACCTGTATAAAGCTAGAGGTTACAGACAGGGCTCCTGAATGTAACACTGATGTTATGATTCAGGAGATGGAGAGCATCCCTGAACCTGAAGATGAGGCGTCTGTCTCAGAGGAAAGCCCTAACCCTGGTGAGAGAGCTGGACGCCTTTCCAAAGGTGTCAGAAAGCCACGTGGAGACCTCAGCCTCTGGAGGAACAGGTGGACACTCCTCTGAAAACAGAAAGACAACAacaccatacagacactatTAACAGTAACCCTCTTCGTCTTACTCACAGTGTCGCTGATTGCTTTCGTTGCCATGGCTCTTCTGGCTTTCTTCAAGTTCTTTGTTTATAGAGACACTTGGATGAAGTATGAATATGAAGTTTATAAGGATTATTCCAGGTAAGTTTACTTCCAGAGCTGTTAAATTATCACATGAAAAAGTCCCCAAACAAACATGCTAAACAGTATATGACAAATATTATTCCCCCTCTTCTTTTTCATTATTCGCAGTAAATTGAGAATAAACATCGACATCACAGCTGCCATGAAATGCCAGCGTGAGTATCCCGCCCTCTTTATCATAAATGGTGAAAATATGTCACGTCATGCATGCATTTGATGACTGTGATTGCAGATGTTGGAGCAGATATTCTGGATCTGGCTGAGACCATGATCACATCCAACGGCCTCCAGTACGAGCCTGTGAGTGAAGCATGTCTCCAAACATGAGGTCAAGTTTAATTCAGTGTTTGTTCTTTTTGCAGAAGCATTATTAAGATTTGGCTTTTCCAAAGTGTATTCTTTGTGTTTGTTCAGGTTATTTTTGGTCTGACTCCACAACAGAGAATGTGGCAAAGGTAAGCTGTCATGACATCAGACAGGGAAATACTGGGAGAACAGGAAGTGTTATAAAAGTCTTGTTGTGTCTGAAAACAATACATTGATTTAATTTTCAGTTATTTTAAACGTGTATTTAAGGTGATACATTTGCATGCATACTGAAAAagaaagaacatgtttttaaatcttTCTAGAAAAACTGGAATAGTTATCTACAGTTCAGATCTAGTTTAAGTGTAgtttgagttttcagtctgacaGTGTACACGTTGCCACTCTTGTGTTTGTCCTCAGGACGTTGCTTCTCATACAGAACAGGCTGAGAGAGGAACATTCTCTTCAGGAAGTCCTTTACAAAAGTGTCCTCAAAGGCGGTCCCActgccctgccccccccccccggtcaGTCACATCATGCAAACAagctcttttttgttttatactATATGCAAATATTGTGCAGCCTGTTAGGTGTGTTGCTGATAAGCAATTAAAGGTATTCTAAAAGTGTTTAACAATTCTTAGACCTAGGGACATACATTACATTGGTCCCTTTTGCTCCAAACTCCCATGATACCACACTACATCACAACGTCATCTGGTGCGTTTAAGTGTCAAATTATGTTCTGAATAATTGTGTGTTTTTGCTACAGGGAGTATGCCTCTATAGAGCCACTGAATGCTTGCAGGGTACACGGGCATGTCTACGTCAACAAGGTGGCAGGAAACCTACACGTAACTGTCGGAAAGTAAGAAACTAGAACGTTAATTAATTTCTGACCATGATCCAGCTGTGGAATTTGCTGAGCTATGAAAAACAGGCATAGATATTATGCTATATTATAAAGCTTTTGTTGACACTTTAATACTAATTTGTGTTTTTCAGGCACATTCACCATCCACAGGGTCATGCCCACATTGCAGCTTTTGTCAGCCATGATAGTGAGTAACTCTTTCTAATTATGCTTGCATATGTTTTCTTTACATTCTCTTAACAGTACAATTGTTTTAGTAATCTACTCTTGGTCCAAACTACATTTGAAAGTAGAGATGACACACAGGCACAGGGCATTTCATTTGAAAGAATATGCAAGACAATTTGACCTTCATTGATACTAATAAATGGTGCATTTTTAGATGTTATTATTATTCGGAATTGTATTGAACGATTTGTAGACAAACAGCAACTATATCCAGTGCAGAGTGCATTATTTCCAGGTACAAATTGAGCTATTTTTGTGATTCTCACCTTGATTGAACCTGAGCTTCCTCTCGTCTTTGCATTACAGCGTACAACTTCTCCCATCGGATTGACCATTTATCTTTCGGGGAGGAGATATCGGGCATCATCAATCCTCTGGGCGGCACAGAGAAAATCACCTATAACCGTAAGTTACTGTTATGTACCAAGAGGTAGGAAAGGATAAAACATTTGATGGCATTTCCTGCTAAATTAATGACACGTTGAGACATTTATCTGATCATGAGTTAACTCAAATGGTCCTTTGCTCACCTTGGTGGATCACTGCTTAGTAGAGATTATTGGAAAGAGGTTGCCTTTATTGTAAGCACTTTGATCAGATAATTAAGTTTCATTATGCGTCTCTTTAACTAACCTTTTTTTACCTCTTGAAATTGatagacattttttaaatattgaggtTTTTGCATGCATTATTTCTGGTGGCGTGTTTCCTGCAGATAACCAGATGTTCCAGTATTTCATCACAGTGGTTCCAACCAGACTgaacacatacaagatatctgcCGACACACACCAGTTCTCTGTGACTGAGCGGGTGGGTGAAGAGTCATTAAAGCCCATTACAAAGAAGCATATTGAACAAAGGATGAAGAAACAAAGGGAAACTTAGGATACCACTAACCATCATGCCATCTGTTTCCAAGGAGCGGGTGATAAACCACGCAGCGGGCAGTCACGGTGTCTCCGGCATCTTCATCAAGTACGACACCAGCTCTCTGATGGTGACGGTCAGCGAGCAGCACATGCCTCTCTGGCAGTTCCTGGTGTGTCTGTGCGGCATAATCGGGGGTATTTTCTCCACCACAGGCAAGTCTGTTTAACTGCAATCACATTTATTCATCATCTTGTCATCCATTTCTCTTGTTTCTATGACTTAAGAGCGAGTGAAAAAAGGTTTTGCAAAGAATTCTTTTTCTGAAtgaccttttatttgttttataaatcTATGAAAACAGGGTTCTATTTGTCAGGGTCATTTAGTTTGTTATTGTAATACTAATTTAAACCACAATAGGCTGAAGTAAACCACATGTGATAAATAGGACTAACAGCATTCATATTTTCTTTCAGGTGGATTTACAAGTGCATATACTATCAGTtagaacatttatattttattacagtCATGTCAAAATCCTG is a genomic window containing:
- the LOC117439017 gene encoding endoplasmic reticulum-Golgi intermediate compartment protein 2-like — encoded protein: MRRWRASLNLKMRRLSQRKALTLVRELDAFPKVSESHVETSASGGTVSLIAFVAMALLAFFKFFVYRDTWMKYEYEVYKDYSSKLRINIDITAAMKCQHVGADILDLAETMITSNGLQYEPVIFGLTPQQRMWQRTLLLIQNRLREEHSLQEVLYKSVLKGGPTALPPPPGQEYASIEPLNACRVHGHVYVNKVAGNLHVTVGKHIHHPQGHAHIAAFVSHDTYNFSHRIDHLSFGEEISGIINPLGGTEKITYNHNQMFQYFITVVPTRLNTYKISADTHQFSVTERERVINHAAGSHGVSGIFIKYDTSSLMVTVSEQHMPLWQFLVCLCGIIGGIFSTTGMLHGLVGLFFDVICCRLKLGVYRREEVQLHNEMNNLNNHQTPLLAEAVPQE